In Polyangia bacterium, a genomic segment contains:
- a CDS encoding acyl-CoA desaturase, translated as METAAQSPALPDTSWRLYFRPVTIPFWLIHATAIAGIFYVGWSWWGLAVAVLSYFCRMVVVTAAYHRYFSHRSFKTSRAFQFLLALGAQSAAQKGALWWAAHHRWHHKHSDTALDVHSAKLTGFMYSHVGWILGSTWNATDEKAVADLARFPELRFLNRSNVCLLPAVALALGCYLVGGAFGLVWAFFVSTVLLWHGSFSINSLSHMFGNRPYATEDLSRNNWMLAVMTTGEGWHNNHHHYQSSANQGFHWWQIDVTYYVLRVWAALGLIWDLRRPPTDLVAATADAEVSAPAPASVVDSLTQPPPAIG; from the coding sequence ATGGAAACCGCTGCACAATCCCCTGCGCTTCCTGACACGAGCTGGCGGCTTTATTTTCGCCCCGTCACCATCCCCTTCTGGCTGATTCACGCCACCGCCATCGCCGGCATCTTTTACGTCGGCTGGTCGTGGTGGGGCCTGGCGGTGGCCGTGCTGTCGTACTTCTGCCGGATGGTGGTGGTGACCGCCGCTTATCACCGGTACTTCTCTCATCGATCGTTCAAGACCTCGCGGGCGTTTCAGTTCCTCCTGGCGCTGGGCGCCCAGAGCGCGGCGCAAAAAGGCGCCCTGTGGTGGGCCGCCCACCATCGCTGGCACCACAAGCATTCGGACACCGCGCTGGACGTGCACTCGGCCAAGTTGACCGGGTTCATGTACTCGCACGTGGGTTGGATCCTGGGCAGCACCTGGAACGCCACCGACGAAAAAGCGGTGGCCGATCTGGCGCGCTTTCCCGAGCTGCGCTTTCTGAATCGGTCGAACGTTTGTCTTTTGCCGGCGGTGGCGCTGGCACTTGGTTGCTACCTCGTCGGCGGCGCGTTCGGTCTGGTGTGGGCGTTCTTCGTTTCGACGGTGCTGCTGTGGCACGGGTCGTTCTCGATCAATTCGCTGTCGCACATGTTCGGCAACCGGCCGTACGCCACGGAAGATCTTTCGCGCAACAACTGGATGCTGGCGGTGATGACCACCGGCGAAGGCTGGCACAACAACCACCACCACTATCAAAGCTCGGCCAACCAGGGGTTTCATTGGTGGCAGATCGACGTCACGTACTATGTGCTGCGGGTGTGGGCAGCACTGGGCTTGATCTGGGATCTGCGCCGCCCGCCGACCGATCTGGTGGCCGCCACCGCCGACGCCGAAGTGTCCGCCCCTGCGCCAGCCAGCGTGGTCGATTCGCTGACCCAGCCGCCGCCCGCCATCGGCTAG
- a CDS encoding Ppx/GppA family phosphatase, whose product MNLGTIDIGTNTTLLLVAQVDAGGAVTVLDERAEITRLGRGIGNVSGSGSPGKLGDEGIEATLAALRTYAAIAQQHHATIAAIGTEGLRRAANADDFLRPAAAILGQPIEVIGGDREAALTFRATLESFPAEAAAGWLAVVDIGGGSTEIVLAHKNDVRFHTSLPLGSVRLTERYIHHDPVQSDERKTIEDEIGAALAPVPFPPIQSGTLEGFPNPPATDSARGKPALRPRETLTLVGVAGTVTTFAAMAMQMSSYDATRVHGFALTADALDEQLLRLGRSTQAQRERMVGLDPRRADVIFAGGLILRGIAQRADVAALRVSDRGIRWGLLFEMRDAARRA is encoded by the coding sequence GTGAATCTCGGCACCATCGACATCGGCACCAACACCACGCTGCTGCTGGTGGCTCAGGTGGACGCCGGCGGTGCGGTCACCGTGCTGGACGAACGCGCCGAGATCACCCGCCTCGGCCGCGGCATCGGTAACGTCAGCGGCAGCGGATCGCCGGGAAAACTTGGTGACGAAGGGATCGAAGCGACGCTGGCGGCGCTGCGCACGTATGCGGCGATTGCGCAGCAACACCACGCCACCATCGCCGCCATCGGCACCGAAGGTTTGCGCCGCGCGGCCAACGCCGACGATTTTTTGCGCCCGGCCGCCGCCATTCTGGGACAGCCAATCGAGGTCATTGGCGGCGATCGCGAGGCCGCCCTCACCTTCCGCGCCACGCTGGAATCGTTCCCCGCCGAGGCGGCGGCTGGCTGGCTGGCGGTGGTGGACATCGGCGGCGGCTCGACGGAGATCGTCCTCGCCCACAAGAACGACGTCCGCTTTCACACCAGCCTGCCGCTGGGATCGGTGCGCCTGACCGAACGCTACATTCACCACGACCCAGTGCAGTCCGACGAACGAAAAACGATCGAAGATGAAATCGGCGCGGCCCTGGCCCCGGTGCCCTTTCCGCCCATCCAGTCAGGCACCCTGGAAGGGTTCCCGAACCCTCCCGCGACGGACTCCGCTCGGGGAAAGCCCGCGCTCCGTCCACGCGAGACGCTGACCCTGGTCGGCGTGGCGGGCACGGTGACCACCTTCGCCGCCATGGCCATGCAGATGTCGTCTTACGATGCGACCCGCGTGCACGGCTTCGCATTGACCGCCGACGCCCTGGACGAACAGCTCTTGCGCCTGGGGCGATCGACGCAGGCCCAGCGCGAACGGATGGTCGGTCTCGACCCGCGCCGAGCGGACGTCATCTTCGCGGGTGGCCTGATCCTGCGCGGCATCGCCCAGCGCGCGGACGTGGCCGCGCTGCGGGTCAGTGATCGCGGCATTCGCTGGGGTCTGTTGTTCGAAATGCGCGACGCCGCCCGCCGCGCATGA
- the tolQ gene encoding protein TolQ, which yields MLPLILQAGAETRLDIISLILGASPVVKGVLGLLILMSVASWFVIGSKTMYLSNAASRSTKFQDVFWKTGRLDEIWRISEASPPSPVGEVFRAGYTELAKLQKRRQEQSAEPAGEAMLGDIESIQRALDRARTTAITEMESRVPLLGTTASAAPFIGLFGTVWGIMNSFRNIGSKGAANLATVAPGIAEALVATAIGLVAAIPAVMAYNFFSRRIRVISSDMEAFSSDFLNIVRRRFF from the coding sequence ATGTTGCCGCTCATCTTGCAGGCCGGGGCCGAGACGCGCCTGGACATCATTTCGCTGATTTTGGGCGCCTCGCCGGTGGTCAAAGGCGTGCTGGGGCTTTTGATCCTGATGTCGGTGGCGTCTTGGTTCGTCATCGGATCGAAGACGATGTACCTGTCCAACGCCGCCTCTCGGTCGACGAAATTCCAGGACGTGTTCTGGAAGACCGGCCGCCTGGACGAGATCTGGCGCATCTCCGAAGCGTCGCCGCCGTCGCCGGTGGGCGAGGTCTTCCGCGCCGGCTACACCGAGCTGGCCAAGCTGCAAAAACGCCGGCAAGAGCAGTCCGCCGAGCCCGCCGGCGAGGCCATGCTGGGCGACATCGAAAGCATCCAGCGCGCCCTGGATCGCGCGCGCACCACCGCCATCACCGAGATGGAAAGCCGTGTGCCGCTGCTGGGAACCACGGCCAGCGCGGCGCCGTTCATCGGTCTGTTCGGCACGGTGTGGGGCATCATGAACTCGTTCCGGAACATCGGATCGAAGGGCGCCGCCAACCTGGCCACCGTCGCGCCCGGCATCGCCGAGGCGCTGGTGGCCACCGCCATCGGCCTCGTCGCCGCCATTCCGGCCGTCATGGCTTACAACTTTTTCTCAAGGCGCATCCGGGTCATCTCGTCGGACATGGAGGCCTTCTCCAGCGATTTTCTGAACATCGTGCGCCGGAGGTTCTTCTAA
- a CDS encoding DHH family phosphoesterase: MTVPAVSEPFHLEQALARLQGRKSALIYMHDNPDPDALAAGLGLQYLLDHELGTVTTLAHGGIVGRAQNRAMVDNLHINLTPVESVDPDGFDAIALVDSQPETGNNSLPTGHRIDVVVDHHPPRSSSARAPWCDIRPALGATSTIIFEYLRQRNILIDARLATAFFFALRTETRDLGRESTEAERSAYIELVPLVDHNVLYRMTHPKVPRAHFVALDRALRSAQVFQDIVAVNLGTLGYPDLVAEIADLLLSYESARFVLCVGQYDGSAYLSLRTEASEARAGSVMRHIVGRDGAAGGHGTMAGARLFGPIRDEQSLQAAFSEMVKRLCEVLGYDGPRPEALLKVSGGRSMKTTSGRPRSPG, encoded by the coding sequence ATGACGGTCCCGGCTGTCAGCGAACCGTTTCACCTGGAACAGGCGCTGGCCAGACTGCAGGGGCGAAAGTCCGCGCTGATCTATATGCACGACAACCCCGATCCCGACGCGCTGGCCGCCGGGCTGGGCCTGCAGTACCTGCTGGATCATGAACTGGGTACCGTCACCACGCTGGCCCACGGCGGAATCGTCGGCCGGGCTCAGAACCGGGCCATGGTCGACAACTTGCACATCAATCTGACGCCGGTGGAAAGCGTCGATCCCGACGGCTTTGACGCCATCGCCCTGGTGGACAGCCAGCCCGAGACCGGGAACAACTCGCTGCCGACCGGCCACCGCATCGACGTGGTCGTCGACCACCACCCGCCGCGGTCCAGCAGCGCGCGAGCGCCCTGGTGTGACATCCGGCCTGCGCTGGGCGCGACGTCGACGATCATCTTCGAATACCTGCGGCAGCGAAACATCCTCATCGACGCTCGTCTGGCCACGGCGTTCTTCTTCGCGCTGCGTACCGAGACCCGGGACCTCGGCCGCGAGTCAACCGAAGCCGAACGCTCCGCTTACATCGAACTGGTTCCGCTGGTCGATCACAACGTGCTTTACCGCATGACCCACCCGAAAGTGCCGCGGGCGCATTTTGTGGCGCTGGATCGCGCGCTGCGATCGGCGCAGGTCTTCCAGGACATCGTCGCCGTCAACCTGGGCACGCTGGGCTATCCCGACCTGGTGGCCGAGATCGCCGACCTCTTGCTGTCGTATGAGTCGGCGCGATTTGTCCTGTGTGTGGGCCAATATGACGGCAGTGCCTATCTGTCTTTGCGCACCGAAGCCAGTGAGGCGCGCGCTGGATCAGTGATGCGCCACATCGTGGGGCGCGACGGCGCCGCCGGCGGGCACGGGACCATGGCCGGCGCCCGGCTGTTCGGCCCCATTCGCGACGAACAGTCGCTGCAAGCGGCATTTTCAGAGATGGTCAAACGACTGTGCGAAGTGTTGGGTTATGACGGGCCGCGGCCAGAAGCGTTGTTGAAAGTCAGTGGCGGACGTTCGATGAAGACAACCTCGGGCCGTCCCCGCTCGCCGGGCTGA
- a CDS encoding ATP-binding protein, whose amino-acid sequence MRLRSPAAYFLRRAQLIFMITALVPTVLMTLVGVLLVVTGGSKSVAIVSGILVLAFCATSLAGYVLGTIFVTRGAGLAAIQNEFLSSVSHELRTPLTSIRLFIDTLREERISDPEERQRCLGVVHQELTRLDALVGKLIALSKIESRRAAFDRRPVALGEVIDEALVAFKAISVGSGVDLHVKVAPDLMVHGDRSALGQAVANLLANSWKYTDAETRRIDVTTGADSRHVWITVTDNGIGIPTNEQNIIFEKFERGSAAVDRGTTGSGLGLAIVQAIVKAHRGKIEVRSQLNRGAQFRIVLPRWEGEAA is encoded by the coding sequence GTGAGGCTTCGTTCTCCCGCCGCCTACTTCCTCCGTCGCGCGCAGCTGATCTTCATGATCACCGCGCTGGTCCCCACCGTTTTGATGACGCTGGTGGGCGTCCTGCTGGTGGTCACGGGCGGATCGAAGTCGGTGGCGATTGTCTCCGGCATCCTGGTGCTGGCCTTCTGCGCGACGTCGCTGGCGGGGTACGTCCTGGGCACCATCTTCGTCACCCGCGGCGCCGGGCTGGCCGCCATCCAGAACGAGTTTCTCTCGTCGGTCTCGCACGAGCTGCGCACGCCGCTGACCTCGATTCGCCTGTTCATCGACACCTTGCGCGAAGAACGCATCAGCGATCCGGAAGAGCGCCAGCGCTGCTTAGGCGTCGTGCACCAGGAGCTCACCCGTCTGGATGCGCTGGTCGGCAAGCTGATCGCTCTGTCCAAGATCGAGTCGCGCCGGGCCGCCTTCGATCGCCGCCCGGTGGCGCTGGGTGAGGTGATCGACGAGGCGCTGGTGGCCTTCAAGGCCATCAGCGTCGGCAGCGGCGTCGACCTGCACGTCAAGGTGGCGCCCGATCTGATGGTGCACGGCGATCGCAGCGCCCTCGGCCAGGCGGTGGCCAACCTGCTGGCGAACTCGTGGAAGTACACCGACGCCGAGACCCGACGCATCGACGTCACCACCGGCGCCGACAGCCGTCATGTGTGGATCACCGTCACGGACAACGGGATCGGCATCCCCACCAACGAGCAGAACATCATCTTCGAAAAATTCGAACGCGGGTCGGCAGCTGTCGATCGCGGCACCACCGGTAGCGGCCTGGGCCTGGCCATTGTGCAGGCGATCGTCAAAGCCCACCGGGGCAAGATCGAGGTCCGTTCGCAGCTAAATCGGGGCGCGCAATTCCGCATCGTCCTGCCGCGCTGGGAAGGTGAGGCGGCATGA
- a CDS encoding energy transducer TonB → MPERTNRRAPRRNFAGLLVTLVLHGAVLGAVRYAHSQTPPPLEIPRDFVVAKLVKLGKPREKFWLPRVVEPPTPQAPPPVLKVSENPNAVKAPPEAPRPDNPQISKNLRRALDRARKLEALADPEPDEGQLNGSERGTANEASAGDEYATAIFEAIRRNWTEPSGLVSDAELARLTAEIRIRVGADGTITDSRLLHPSGNSYFDDSCTAAITATRKVPPPPPAVRKLAARGFAIDFAGKDIK, encoded by the coding sequence GTGCCTGAACGGACCAATCGGCGCGCCCCGCGGCGCAATTTTGCTGGGCTGCTGGTGACCCTGGTCCTGCACGGGGCCGTCCTGGGCGCGGTTCGCTATGCCCACAGCCAGACGCCGCCGCCCCTGGAAATCCCGCGCGACTTCGTGGTCGCCAAGCTGGTCAAGCTGGGAAAGCCGCGTGAAAAATTTTGGTTGCCGCGCGTGGTGGAGCCGCCGACGCCGCAAGCGCCGCCGCCGGTGCTGAAAGTGTCGGAGAATCCCAACGCCGTCAAAGCCCCGCCCGAAGCCCCGCGGCCGGATAACCCGCAGATCTCCAAGAATCTGAGGCGCGCCCTGGACCGCGCGCGCAAGCTGGAGGCTCTGGCCGATCCCGAACCCGACGAAGGCCAGCTCAACGGCTCCGAGCGCGGCACCGCCAACGAGGCCAGCGCCGGCGACGAATACGCCACCGCCATCTTCGAAGCGATCCGCCGCAACTGGACCGAACCCAGCGGCCTGGTCTCCGACGCCGAGCTGGCCCGGCTGACCGCGGAGATCCGCATCCGCGTCGGCGCCGACGGCACCATCACCGACAGCCGCCTCTTGCATCCGTCGGGTAACAGTTATTTCGACGATTCCTGTACCGCCGCCATCACCGCCACTCGAAAAGTTCCGCCTCCGCCGCCCGCCGTGCGAAAACTGGCCGCCCGAGGGTTCGCCATCGACTTCGCCGGAAAGGACATCAAATGA
- a CDS encoding biopolymer transporter ExbD, whose product MSGGNTQGSMLTEINVTPLVDVMLVLLIIFMVTAPMLQTGVDVDLPEAKAQTIPDDEGKLILTVTKDKRVFLGKLQIPWDDVEKVLRGNAKLNADHELYLHADRNLIYGDVVKIMAAVKQAGVDKLAMVTDPLE is encoded by the coding sequence ATGAGCGGCGGCAACACCCAGGGGTCGATGCTCACGGAGATCAACGTGACCCCTCTGGTGGACGTCATGCTGGTCTTGCTGATCATCTTCATGGTCACCGCGCCCATGCTGCAAACCGGGGTCGACGTCGATCTGCCCGAGGCCAAAGCGCAGACCATCCCCGACGACGAGGGCAAGCTGATCCTCACCGTCACCAAGGACAAGCGGGTCTTTCTGGGCAAGCTGCAGATCCCCTGGGACGATGTCGAGAAGGTCCTGCGCGGCAACGCCAAGCTGAACGCCGATCACGAGCTGTACCTGCACGCCGATCGCAACCTCATCTACGGCGACGTCGTGAAGATCATGGCCGCCGTCAAGCAAGCCGGCGTCGACAAGCTGGCCATGGTGACTGACCCGCTGGAGTGA